TGATCATCAATGCCATGCCGATCCTCATCAGCTACGTGGACCGCGAAGAGCGTTTCCGGCTGAACAATAGCGCTTACCTGGACTGGTACGGCCTGACCCCGCAGGAGCTCTACGGCAAGACCATCCGCGAAGTGCTCGGCGAAGAGGCCTATGCCGCCCGCGCCCAACAGATCGCCGACGCCCTGGCCGGCAAGCCGTGCAGCTTCGCCGTGCAGATGGACCACCGCGACGGGCGCCCGCGCCATTCGCTGATCAACTACCTGCCTCGTCATGGGGCGGACGGTGCGGTGAACGGTTTCTATATCTTCGTGATCGACGAAACCGAGAGCCGGAAAACCGAGGAGGCCCTGCGCAATCTCAACGAAACACTGGAAGAGCGCGTCATCGCCCGTACCCAGCAGCTGGCCGAAGCCAATCACCGGCTACAAAGCGAGATGTTCGAACGCGAGCGCGCCGAAGAAGCCCTGCGCCATGCGCAGAAGATGGAAGCCGTGGGCCAGCTCACGGGCGGCATTGCCCATGACTTCAACAATATGCTCACCGGCATCCTCGGCAGCCTCGACCTGATGCAACGCTACATCGCCGCTGGCCGCACTGACGAGATCGGGCGTTTTACCGAAGCCGCGGTGTCCTCAGCCAACCGCGCCGCGGCCCTGACTCATCGGCTGCTGGCCTTTTCCCGGCGCCAGTCCCTGGACCGCAAACCGCTGGACGCCAACGAGCTGGTGCACTCGCTCGAAGACCTGCTGAGCCGGACCACCGGCGATCACATTGTGCTGCGCCTGCAACTGGCCAGCGAGCTGTGGCCGGTCAACACCGATGCCAGCCAGTTGGAAAACGCCCTGCTCAACCTGGTGATCAACGCCCGCGATGCCATGCCCGAGGGCGGCGAACTGATCGTCGAAACCGCCAATGTCTATCTCGACGGTACGGACATCAACACCCTGGAGCCGGTCAAGGCCGGTGACTACGTGATGATCGCCGTCAGTGACAACGGCAGCGGCATGACCCCCGCCGTGCTGGCCAAGGCCTTCGATCCATTCTTCACCACCAAGCCTATCGGCCAGGGCACCGGCCTGGGCTTGTCGATGATCTACGGTTTTGCCCAGCAGTCGGGTGGGCACCTCAACCTGGACAGCGTGCCGGGCCAAGGCACGCGAGTGCAGTTGTACCTGCCGCGCTTGCACGTTTCGCCGACCCAACCAGCCGAGACGCCAGAGACGGTCGTCGTACCGCCGGCCATCGCCGGGGAAACCGTGTTGCTGGTGGAGGATGAACCCGCCGTGCGCATGCTGGTGCTCGACCTGTTGCAGGCCTTGGGCTACACGGCTCTCGAAGCCCGGGACGCCGCGACCGCGCTCCCCATGCTGGAATCGGACCAGCGCATCGACCTGCTGGTGACCGATGTCGGCCTGCCGGGCATGAATGGCCGGCAACTGGCGGAGATCGCCCGCCAGCACCGGCCCGGGCTGAAAGTGCTGTTCATGACCGGTTACGCGCAGAAAGCCGCCGAGCGCCAGGGCTTCCTCGACCAGGGCATGGACATGGTCGCCAAACCGTTCACCCTCGATCTGCTGGCCAACAAGATTCGGACGATGATCAACCATGGCAACTGACTTGAGGCATAATCGCCGCTCCGTCGCACCGTTCAGGTCACCGCAGCAATGAAAGCCCAAGCCCGCCATATCCTGGTGAAGACCGCCGAAGAAGCCGAACAGCTCAAGCAACGCATCGCCAAGGGCGAAGCCTTCGATGTGCTGGCCAAGAAATACTCCACCTGCCCCTCGGGCAAACGCGGCGGCGATTTGGGTGAAGTCAGGCCGGGGCAGATGGTCGGCGTGATTGATGCGGTGATTTTCAAGAAGCCGCTGCGGGTGGTGCATGGGCCGATCAAGAGCAAGTTCGGGTATCACCTGGTGCAGGTGTTCTACCGGGATTGATCGGGCACTTTGCCAGCGAAGCCTGTCTGTGGGAGCAAAGTCTGTGGGAGCAAAGCTTGCTCGCGATCCAGACGACGCAGTTCTTCAGATCTTGCGCGTTATCGTTTATCGCGAGCAAGCTTTGCTCCCACAGACTTTGCTCCCTTTGCTCCCTTTGCTCCCTTTGCTCCCTTTGCTCCCTTTGCTCCCTTTGCTCCCTTTGCTCCCTTTGCTCCCTTTGCTCCCTTTGCTCCCTTTGCTCCCTTTGCTCCCTTTGCTCCCTTTGCTCCCTTTGCTCCCACAGGTACACATCGCGCGCCCAGTCAGTCCCGGGGCATCAACGCCCCCGGCACCTGGATCACCCGGCTCGCCAACAGGTGCCCTGCCTCGGCCGCCTCCGCCGGACTGCCGCCCAGCAAGCGACTTGCCAGGTACGCAGCACTGAAAGAGTCCCCCGCCGCCGTGGTGTCCACGACACGCTCGACCCGCAGGGCAGGTACTTCATAAGACTGGCCGTCGCAACGAATCAGGCAGGCTTCGGCACCGCGCTTGAGCACCACCTCGGGCGTGCCGAGCTGCGCATAGGCGGCGAACACCGCCTCGCTGTCGGCATGACCGAACAATGCCTGCTCGTCTTCTACGGTCAGCAGCGCCAGTTCCACATAGGGCAAAACGCTGCGGTACGCCGCCCGCGCCGCTTCGATCGAGGCCCAGAGCCTGGGCCGAAAGTTATTGTCGAACACCACCAGCGCCCCGCGTCGACGGGCTTCAACCAGGGTTTCGACGAGTTTGCCACGCCCCTGCTCGCCGAGTACCGCCAGGGTGACACCGCTGAAATACAGCACATCGTAATCCAGCAATGCAGTCAGGATCGCCCCGGCGGCCGGGGTGGTAAAACAATCGCGCACCGCCGCCTCGTTGCGCCAGTACAGGAATCGCCGCTCACCCGCCGCATCGGTCTGGATGCAATACAAACCCGGCAGGCGTCCTGGCAAGCGCTGGACCCGTTGCAGCCCGATGTTCTCGGCGGCCCAGTTTTCACACATGGCATCGCTGAAACTGTCGTCGCCTAAGGCGGTGACATAATCCACCGCGCCCCTGTCGCCCAAGGCACGGGCCAGGTACACCGCCGTGTTCAGGGTGTCGCCGCCGAAGCTTTGCTGCAGGCTGCCGTCGGCGCGTTGTTGCAGTTCAATCATGCATTCGCCGATCAGGGCGATGCGGGGTTTCTGGGTGAGATTGCTCATAGGCGTCCTGATGTTTCGGTGGTGTCTGGAAGGTCGCTATCGCGGGCAAGCCTTGCTCCCACAGGGAATCTTGGGTGAACACCCATTTTGTGTTCACCGTCGATCGATGTGGGAGCCAGGCTTGCCCGCGATGGCCACAACTCGGTCCAAGGGCTAGAAACAAGTCTCCATGCTCTCCACCACCCGCAACCCCTCATCCACCAGGCACCCCACCCGCCACTTGTCGAACGTCAGGCACGGATGGGAAGTGCCGAACGAGATGATGTCCCCGACCCGCAATTCAATCCCTGCCGCCACGCTCATGAACGCATGTTGGTCCATCACCGCCGTCACCTTGCAGCCACTCACATCGTCACCCGCCACCGTGTCCGATCCGGGCTGGTAGCGCTTGAGCGGCACCGGCAAGCCGGCGTCGTAGGCCACGTCGCGCTTGCCCAGGGCGATCACCGCGAAGCCCGGTTCCGGCAGCGATTGCACATGGGCCCAGACTTCCAGCGCCGGGCGCAGGCCTTCGTGCAGGTCGCTGCGGCGCTCCAGGACACAGCACTGGGCCTCTTTGTAGATACCATGGTCATGAGCCACGTAGCTGCCGGGACGCAGCACGCTGAGGAACCGCCCGTGGGCATTCTGGGCTTCGAAGGATTCGGCGATCAGGTCGTACCAGGCCGACCCCGAGGCGGTGATGATCGGTTTGTCGATAGCAAACACGCCGTTGTCCTGCAACTGCACTGCCAACCGCACCAGGGACGCTGCGAACGCACGAATGCCACTGATGGCGTGGTCACCGTGGATCACCCCTTCGTAGCCTTCGATGCCGGTCAACGCCAACGCCGGTTGCGCCTGGATAGCCTCGGCCAGGGCCAACACCTCGGCTTCAGTCCGGCAACCACAACGACCGCCGACCACGCCGTACTCGATCATCACATTGAGCCGTACACTGCGAGAGGCGAAGTAAGCACCCAGGTCAGCGACATTATCCGGATGATCGACCAGGCAGTGGAATTCGAACGCCGGGTCGGCGAGCAAATCGGCAATCAGCGCCATGTTTGGCGAGCCCACCAACTGGTTGGCCATCAACACCCGCCGCACGCCATGGGCGTAAGCGGCGCGGGTCTGCACGGCGCTGGCGAGGGTCAGGCCCCAGGCGCCGGCTTCCAGTTGCCGGCGAAACAGTGCGGGGGTCATGCTGGTCTTGCCGTGGGGCGCCAGTTCGGCACCGCTGCGGGTGACGAAATCTTGCATCCAGCGGATGTTGTGCTCCAGCGCCGCGCGATGCAGCACCAGCGCTGGCAGGCTGACGTCCCGTAGCAGGTGGGCGCCAGCAGCGGCGGCGCCCTTCTCGACGCCGGCATTAAGGATGGCGGAAGGCATGTTCGAACTCCTCGCACACGGCCGCTAGTGCCGTTGCTGTCTATTCATTGATACGACGGGCCAGGTGGTTGGCGCTTTCGATCAGCACCCGGCGGTAGTCGGCGTAATTGTTCTTGGCATCGGCCCGTGGGGCGACGATGCACAGGGTGGCGATGGCCACGCCGTCGGGGTCTTTGACCGGTGCGGCGAAGCAGTGAGTGAAGGTGTCGGCGACACTGTCGAAGGAGAAAAATCCATCGAGGCCGGCCTGGCGGATTTCCTTGAGGAATTGCTCCAGGGGCAGGCGCTCGCCGTTCGGCAAAATGAAATCGTCGGGGTCGATCAGGTCGACGATCTGCTGGTCACTCAGATGCGCCAGCAGCAGGCGCCCGGACGCCGTCCACGGGATCGGCGCGTTTTCCCCGATGTCCGATGAAATGCGAAAATGCCGCTCGCCTTCCTTCATCAGCGCGACGGTGTATTTGCGCCCGTTGAGCAGGCACATCTGCGCCGTTTCCCGGGTCTGGCGCACGATCTCCTGCAAGGCCTGGTCAGCCTCGCGGCTCAGGTCGAAATGCCGCAGGTGCGCCTGCCCGAGAAAATACAACTGGCGGCCCAGGTAGACATGGCCGTCCTTGCCCACCGGCTCGAGGATGCGCCGCTCCAGCAGCGACGCCACCAGTTCATAGACCGTGGACTTGGGGCTGCCGATGCCGCTGGCAATATCGTTCGGGCGCAGCGGCTGGCCGATCTCCTTGAGGAAATCGAGGATATCGAACGCCCGATCCAATCCACGGGCCCGGCGTTTGATGGTGTCTTCGGTCATGTCTTTGGTTCCCATTCAATTGGCCGGGAGTTTAACCAGACTGCTGCGCCGCCTGATAGATCGCTATCGCGGGCAAGCCATGCTCCCACAGAAGAATGCGTTCCCTTGTGGGAGCAAGGCTTGCCCGCGATGAGGCCCCCGCGGTTCAGGACTTCTTCTTGTAGGCCACACAATCGATCTCGACCTTGCAATCGACCATCATGCTCGCCTGCACGCAAGCCCGGGCCGGCGCGTGTTCGGGGCTGAAATATTCACCGAAGACCTTGTTGAAACTCCAGAAATCCCGTGGGTCATCCAGCCACACGCCGCAACGCACCACGTCCTTGAGCCCGTAACCGGCTTCTTCGAGAATGGCGATCAGGTTCTTCATCGTCTGGTGCGTCTGCTCGACGATCCCGCCAACAATGATCTCACCGTCCACCGCCGGCACCTGGCCGGACACGTGCAGCCAGCCGTCGGCCTCCACGGCCCGGGCGAAGGGCCGCGGCTGTCCGCCGCCTGCGCTGCTGCCAGTGCCGTAACGAGTAATGCTCATGGATGTCTCTCCTTAT
The sequence above is drawn from the Pseudomonas sp. St316 genome and encodes:
- a CDS encoding PAS domain-containing protein gives rise to the protein MNATPAGSDTQRLISQVDWALTPLGPAQNWPQSLRTAVDIMLHSPMAMALLWGPQLSHFYNDAFGRLAGDKHPRAFGRPTHAAWPELKSATEGIYHRVLQGQTHTCRDQQWRVPFAGRLCDVWLDLTYSPVRDESGNVAGILVTAIETSERRRLAVEFERRSEASLKAQHESEERLQLALAAADALGTWDWDISEDRFIADAHFALLHGVDPSLSRQLPISAYLEGVHPEDRAMVARSIKHCITHGTEYAEEYRLLQPDDELRWVYVRGRCYKDRHGRPKRFLGAALDLTERKRTEQALRQSQTELQLIINAMPILISYVDREERFRLNNSAYLDWYGLTPQELYGKTIREVLGEEAYAARAQQIADALAGKPCSFAVQMDHRDGRPRHSLINYLPRHGADGAVNGFYIFVIDETESRKTEEALRNLNETLEERVIARTQQLAEANHRLQSEMFERERAEEALRHAQKMEAVGQLTGGIAHDFNNMLTGILGSLDLMQRYIAAGRTDEIGRFTEAAVSSANRAAALTHRLLAFSRRQSLDRKPLDANELVHSLEDLLSRTTGDHIVLRLQLASELWPVNTDASQLENALLNLVINARDAMPEGGELIVETANVYLDGTDINTLEPVKAGDYVMIAVSDNGSGMTPAVLAKAFDPFFTTKPIGQGTGLGLSMIYGFAQQSGGHLNLDSVPGQGTRVQLYLPRLHVSPTQPAETPETVVVPPAIAGETVLLVEDEPAVRMLVLDLLQALGYTALEARDAATALPMLESDQRIDLLVTDVGLPGMNGRQLAEIARQHRPGLKVLFMTGYAQKAAERQGFLDQGMDMVAKPFTLDLLANKIRTMINHGN
- a CDS encoding peptidylprolyl isomerase, with product MKAQARHILVKTAEEAEQLKQRIAKGEAFDVLAKKYSTCPSGKRGGDLGEVRPGQMVGVIDAVIFKKPLRVVHGPIKSKFGYHLVQVFYRD
- a CDS encoding sugar kinase yields the protein MSNLTQKPRIALIGECMIELQQRADGSLQQSFGGDTLNTAVYLARALGDRGAVDYVTALGDDSFSDAMCENWAAENIGLQRVQRLPGRLPGLYCIQTDAAGERRFLYWRNEAAVRDCFTTPAAGAILTALLDYDVLYFSGVTLAVLGEQGRGKLVETLVEARRRGALVVFDNNFRPRLWASIEAARAAYRSVLPYVELALLTVEDEQALFGHADSEAVFAAYAQLGTPEVVLKRGAEACLIRCDGQSYEVPALRVERVVDTTAAGDSFSAAYLASRLLGGSPAEAAEAGHLLASRVIQVPGALMPRD
- a CDS encoding amino acid deaminase; this translates as MPSAILNAGVEKGAAAAGAHLLRDVSLPALVLHRAALEHNIRWMQDFVTRSGAELAPHGKTSMTPALFRRQLEAGAWGLTLASAVQTRAAYAHGVRRVLMANQLVGSPNMALIADLLADPAFEFHCLVDHPDNVADLGAYFASRSVRLNVMIEYGVVGGRCGCRTEAEVLALAEAIQAQPALALTGIEGYEGVIHGDHAISGIRAFAASLVRLAVQLQDNGVFAIDKPIITASGSAWYDLIAESFEAQNAHGRFLSVLRPGSYVAHDHGIYKEAQCCVLERRSDLHEGLRPALEVWAHVQSLPEPGFAVIALGKRDVAYDAGLPVPLKRYQPGSDTVAGDDVSGCKVTAVMDQHAFMSVAAGIELRVGDIISFGTSHPCLTFDKWRVGCLVDEGLRVVESMETCF
- a CDS encoding IclR family transcriptional regulator, translated to MTEDTIKRRARGLDRAFDILDFLKEIGQPLRPNDIASGIGSPKSTVYELVASLLERRILEPVGKDGHVYLGRQLYFLGQAHLRHFDLSREADQALQEIVRQTRETAQMCLLNGRKYTVALMKEGERHFRISSDIGENAPIPWTASGRLLLAHLSDQQIVDLIDPDDFILPNGERLPLEQFLKEIRQAGLDGFFSFDSVADTFTHCFAAPVKDPDGVAIATLCIVAPRADAKNNYADYRRVLIESANHLARRINE
- a CDS encoding RidA family protein — encoded protein: MSITRYGTGSSAGGGQPRPFARAVEADGWLHVSGQVPAVDGEIIVGGIVEQTHQTMKNLIAILEEAGYGLKDVVRCGVWLDDPRDFWSFNKVFGEYFSPEHAPARACVQASMMVDCKVEIDCVAYKKKS